The following are encoded in a window of Hyalangium minutum genomic DNA:
- a CDS encoding DUF4920 domain-containing protein translates to MKTLRSALLMLVAVPCVALAGDPAPATNKQPAKTSEADCHHAPQAETAAPKEDWKLTRGEALKGAPAVKLADLLAKPQEHNGKTVLLEGQVRKACERKGCWMELATAKDAKGPGVRVTFKDYGFFVPLDSAGSQARVEGVVQVAELSEDRAKHYESEGAIIPRGADGKPREVQMVATGVELRR, encoded by the coding sequence ATGAAGACCCTCCGTTCCGCTCTGTTGATGCTGGTCGCCGTGCCGTGCGTGGCCCTTGCTGGCGACCCTGCCCCTGCCACGAACAAGCAGCCCGCGAAGACGTCCGAGGCGGACTGCCACCACGCGCCCCAAGCCGAGACCGCGGCGCCGAAGGAGGACTGGAAGCTGACGCGCGGCGAGGCGCTCAAGGGGGCTCCGGCCGTGAAGCTGGCGGACCTGCTTGCCAAGCCGCAGGAGCACAACGGCAAGACGGTGCTGCTCGAGGGCCAGGTGCGCAAGGCGTGCGAGCGCAAGGGCTGCTGGATGGAGCTGGCCACTGCCAAGGACGCGAAGGGCCCGGGCGTGCGGGTGACGTTCAAGGACTACGGCTTCTTCGTGCCGCTGGACTCGGCGGGCTCGCAGGCGCGGGTGGAGGGCGTGGTGCAGGTGGCCGAGCTGAGCGAGGACCGCGCGAAGCACTACGAGAGCGAGGGCGCCATCATTCCTCGTGGGGCGGACGGCAAGCCGCGCGAAGTGCAGATGGTGGCCACGGGCGTGGAGCTGCGCCGCTAG
- a CDS encoding DUF2752 domain-containing protein, with product MKVTLPAPNRKFSLVDGLGLAGLVGLLVARYIPVAKIIPFWGCMLRETTGWPCFGCGLTRVADRVAHLNFSGAWEANPLGTVAALLFALLAVVAVLHMVFALPIPDVQLSPREWGWVRVALPIVILVNYAYVVVKTKFPHLLM from the coding sequence GTGAAGGTCACCCTCCCTGCACCCAACCGGAAGTTCAGCCTCGTGGATGGCCTCGGCCTCGCGGGGCTCGTCGGGCTGCTCGTGGCCCGGTACATCCCCGTCGCGAAGATCATCCCCTTCTGGGGCTGCATGCTGCGCGAGACCACCGGCTGGCCCTGCTTCGGCTGCGGGCTCACCCGCGTGGCTGACCGGGTGGCGCACCTCAACTTCTCTGGTGCCTGGGAGGCCAACCCGCTGGGCACCGTGGCGGCGCTGCTCTTCGCCCTGCTGGCCGTGGTGGCGGTGCTGCACATGGTCTTCGCCCTGCCCATCCCTGACGTCCAGCTCTCCCCGCGCGAGTGGGGGTGGGTGCGCGTCGCGCTGCCCATCGTCATTCTCGTCAACTACGCCTATGTGGTGGTGAAGACGAAGTTTCCCCACCTGCTGATGTGA
- the plsY gene encoding glycerol-3-phosphate 1-O-acyltransferase PlsY, which yields MLPAFLLLGYLAGSIPFGVLVTRWTRGVDVREQGSGNIGATNVARVAGKKLGVLVLVLDALKGTLPVLLALRFLPDHPLAHVAVAFAAFLGHCYPVWLKFHGGKGVATALGVLLVLVPWAALAGLTVYGLVLVTTRMSSLGSLSAGVAAVITAVLTARAPEYAVLSGLLFAFILWTHRSNILRLLRHTERRL from the coding sequence GTGCTCCCGGCCTTCCTCCTGTTGGGCTACCTGGCGGGCTCCATCCCCTTTGGGGTGCTGGTGACGCGCTGGACGCGCGGGGTGGATGTCCGGGAGCAGGGCAGCGGCAACATCGGCGCCACCAACGTCGCACGCGTCGCGGGCAAGAAGCTGGGCGTGCTGGTCCTCGTGCTTGATGCGCTCAAGGGGACCCTGCCCGTGCTGCTGGCGCTGCGGTTCCTGCCGGACCACCCGCTTGCGCACGTGGCCGTGGCGTTCGCTGCGTTCCTGGGGCACTGCTATCCCGTGTGGCTCAAGTTCCACGGGGGCAAGGGTGTTGCCACCGCGCTCGGTGTTCTCCTCGTCCTCGTTCCCTGGGCCGCACTTGCTGGGCTCACGGTCTATGGACTGGTGCTGGTGACGACCCGGATGAGCTCGCTCGGCTCCCTGTCAGCGGGCGTGGCCGCGGTCATCACGGCGGTGCTCACGGCCCGAGCCCCGGAGTACGCAGTGCTCTCAGGATTGCTCTTCGCCTTCATCCTCTGGACGCACCGGAGCAACATCCTTCGCCTGCTGCGCCACACCGAGCGCCGGCTCTGA
- a CDS encoding THUMP domain-containing class I SAM-dependent RNA methyltransferase, with product MAERLALFATTARGTEDLLAEELRELGARRIRQDRGGVRFLASLDEALRVCLWSRIAMRVLYPLGEFEAHGAEGLYEAAASVPWEEHLTTENTFAVEATLKDSEHSHSGFVALKVKDALVDRMRGTLGARPDVNTRNPDVSVVAHLARERLSLSLDLCGEPLHRRGYRVRPTPAPLKETLAAALLRAARYTGEESVVDPMCGSGTLLIEAGLIARRRAPGIGRSFAVERWPHLGARAKELLEDLRADARRNERKVTVALRGFDKDPEALDAARRNVQAARLSEEIEITEGDATKPLPLPEGGGLLITNPPYGERIGTGGQKGMKSFYFKLGENLRTLDGWRIYVLSGNPAFESAFHARPSARRDVWNGPIPCTLLGYRIGMKGPASEKEDSEPALGVAQQAKDVAPVRPEDEGEEQS from the coding sequence ATGGCTGAACGCCTCGCTCTCTTCGCCACCACCGCCCGCGGCACCGAAGACCTCCTGGCCGAGGAGCTTCGTGAGCTCGGCGCTCGCCGCATCCGCCAGGACCGGGGCGGGGTGCGCTTCCTGGCCTCGCTCGATGAGGCGCTCCGCGTGTGCCTCTGGTCTCGCATCGCGATGCGGGTGCTCTACCCGCTGGGCGAGTTCGAGGCCCACGGCGCGGAGGGACTCTACGAGGCGGCGGCCAGCGTGCCCTGGGAGGAGCACCTCACGACCGAGAACACCTTCGCGGTGGAGGCCACGCTGAAGGACAGCGAGCACAGCCACTCGGGCTTCGTGGCGCTCAAGGTGAAGGATGCCCTCGTGGACCGGATGCGCGGCACGCTGGGGGCTCGGCCCGACGTGAACACGCGCAACCCGGACGTGAGCGTGGTGGCCCACCTGGCGCGCGAGCGGCTGTCGCTCTCGCTGGACCTGTGCGGCGAGCCTCTGCACCGCCGGGGCTACCGCGTGCGCCCCACTCCCGCGCCTTTGAAGGAGACCCTGGCCGCGGCATTGCTGCGAGCGGCTCGCTATACCGGCGAGGAGTCCGTGGTGGACCCCATGTGCGGCTCCGGCACGCTGCTCATTGAAGCAGGGCTCATCGCACGGCGGCGAGCGCCGGGGATTGGCCGCTCGTTCGCGGTGGAGCGCTGGCCGCACCTGGGAGCCCGAGCCAAGGAGCTGCTGGAGGATCTGCGCGCGGACGCCCGGCGGAACGAGCGCAAGGTGACCGTGGCGCTGCGGGGCTTCGACAAGGATCCCGAGGCGCTGGATGCCGCTCGACGGAACGTGCAGGCCGCGCGGCTCTCGGAGGAGATCGAGATCACCGAGGGCGACGCCACCAAGCCCCTTCCCCTGCCCGAGGGCGGCGGCCTGCTCATCACCAACCCTCCTTACGGGGAGCGCATCGGCACGGGCGGCCAGAAGGGCATGAAGTCCTTCTACTTCAAGCTCGGGGAGAACCTCCGGACCTTGGATGGATGGCGGATCTACGTGCTCTCCGGCAACCCGGCCTTCGAGAGCGCCTTCCACGCGCGGCCCTCGGCTCGCCGGGACGTGTGGAACGGTCCCATCCCCTGCACCCTGCTGGGCTACCGCATCGGAATGAAGGGCCCCGCTTCGGAGAAGGAGGACTCAGAGCCGGCGCTCGGTGTGGCGCAGCAGGCGAAGGATGTTGCTCCGGTGCGTCCAGAGGATGAAGGCGAAGAGCAATCCTGA
- a CDS encoding antibiotic biosynthesis monooxygenase family protein produces MIVAISRFRPPPDQAEGLVSRFRERSRLVDAHAGFLGLEVLRSYERQPEFLLVTRWRDREALRAYLQSPDFQVARAASVAEDATFTMYEVVGE; encoded by the coding sequence ATGATTGTCGCCATCTCGCGCTTCCGCCCTCCTCCCGACCAGGCCGAGGGCCTGGTCTCCCGCTTCCGGGAGCGCTCACGGCTCGTGGATGCGCACGCCGGGTTCCTGGGCCTGGAGGTCCTGCGCTCCTACGAGCGCCAGCCGGAGTTCCTGCTGGTGACACGCTGGCGGGACAGGGAGGCACTGCGCGCCTACCTGCAGTCCCCGGACTTCCAGGTCGCCAGGGCTGCCAGCGTCGCGGAGGACGCCACCTTCACGATGTATGAGGTGGTGGGCGAATAA
- a CDS encoding radical SAM protein, whose amino-acid sequence MEGRFSLLEGVRARLADEQGTLRKEAPYRVALCYPSPYHVGMSSLGYQSIYREIHLHPGATAERTFLPDDVEAYRRTRTPLFTYESGTAVSDFPMLAFSVAYELELTGLFTMLEMAGFPLLREERDERHPLIVAGGPLTFSNPDPLEPFVDVLVQGEAEELIHTLLEAARSMEREALLGFLARTPGFRVPGRGGARYFVSKAADARLPARSQIITPNTELRSMFLIEPERGCSRGCHYCVMRRTTNGGMRTVPPERVLSLVPEHAKRVGLVGAAVTDHPRIVELLRTLVDSGREVGVSSLRADRLTQELVDTLRRGGASNLTVAADGASQRMRDLVDRKHSEEQILRAANFARTAGLKQLKVYNVVGLPYEEDADIDELVRFTLELSRIIPVALGVAPFVAKRNTPLDGAPFAGIREVESKLERLRRGLKGRAEVRPTSARWAWVEYMLAQCGPEAGLATMDAWKAGASFAAFKRAFEARACVPYQARRVEDGRRNPTVWPSVPTVVPVAAQGTSSGNDARPS is encoded by the coding sequence ATGGAGGGCCGTTTTTCACTCTTGGAAGGTGTGCGAGCGAGGCTCGCGGACGAGCAGGGAACGCTCCGGAAGGAGGCCCCCTACCGGGTGGCCCTCTGCTACCCGAGCCCCTACCACGTGGGCATGAGCTCGCTCGGCTACCAGTCTATCTACCGGGAGATTCACCTCCACCCAGGCGCCACGGCGGAGCGGACCTTCCTCCCGGATGACGTGGAGGCCTACCGCCGCACGAGGACGCCACTCTTCACCTATGAGTCGGGGACCGCCGTCTCGGACTTCCCCATGCTGGCCTTCTCCGTGGCCTATGAGCTGGAGCTGACCGGCCTCTTTACGATGCTGGAGATGGCTGGGTTCCCGCTGCTGAGGGAAGAGCGGGACGAGCGCCACCCGCTGATCGTGGCCGGTGGGCCGTTGACCTTCTCCAACCCGGATCCGCTGGAGCCCTTCGTAGACGTGCTCGTCCAGGGGGAGGCGGAGGAGCTCATCCACACCTTGCTGGAAGCCGCCCGCTCGATGGAGCGCGAGGCGCTTCTGGGGTTTCTCGCCCGCACGCCAGGCTTCCGGGTACCCGGGCGGGGAGGGGCCCGCTACTTCGTTTCCAAGGCTGCCGACGCACGGCTGCCCGCTCGCTCGCAGATCATCACGCCGAACACGGAGCTGCGCTCCATGTTCCTCATCGAGCCAGAGCGCGGTTGCTCGCGTGGCTGCCATTACTGCGTCATGCGGCGGACGACCAATGGCGGCATGCGGACGGTCCCGCCCGAGCGGGTGCTCTCGCTCGTCCCTGAGCATGCCAAGCGGGTGGGCCTGGTGGGCGCTGCGGTGACGGACCACCCGCGCATCGTGGAGCTTTTGCGCACCCTGGTGGACTCAGGGCGTGAGGTGGGGGTGTCTTCCCTTCGCGCGGATCGGCTCACCCAGGAACTGGTGGACACCTTGCGCCGGGGAGGGGCCAGCAACCTCACCGTTGCTGCGGATGGCGCCTCCCAGCGCATGCGAGACCTGGTGGACCGCAAGCACTCGGAGGAGCAGATCCTCCGCGCGGCGAACTTTGCTCGGACGGCGGGACTCAAGCAGCTCAAGGTCTACAACGTCGTCGGTCTGCCCTACGAAGAGGACGCGGACATCGACGAGCTCGTTCGGTTCACCCTGGAGCTGTCGCGCATCATCCCCGTGGCGCTCGGTGTCGCCCCCTTCGTGGCCAAGCGCAACACGCCTCTGGATGGGGCGCCCTTCGCGGGCATCCGTGAGGTGGAGTCGAAGCTGGAGCGGCTCCGGCGCGGCCTCAAGGGGCGTGCCGAGGTCCGGCCTACATCTGCTCGCTGGGCCTGGGTGGAGTACATGCTCGCCCAGTGTGGTCCGGAGGCAGGGTTGGCCACGATGGACGCGTGGAAGGCGGGTGCCAGCTTTGCCGCCTTCAAGCGGGCCTTCGAGGCTCGAGCCTGTGTGCCGTACCAGGCCCGGCGGGTCGAGGACGGACGGCGCAATCCCACCGTCTGGCCCTCTGTCCCTACGGTGGTGCCCGTGGCGGCGCAGGGCACGTCCTCGGGCAACGATGCCCGGCCCTCGTAA